GCTCGGCCGCGTGCGCCTGGTGCAGCTGCACGGGCGACAGGTTGACGCTCATGCCCAGGCCGCGGCCCTCGGGCAGGCGGTGCCACTGGGCGAGCTGGCGGCAGGCCTGCTCCATGACCCACTGGCCGATCTCGACGATCGCGCCGCTCTCCTCGGCCAGCGGGATGAACACGTCGGGCGGCACGTTGCCGTGGTGCGGGTGGGTCCAGCGCAGCAGCGCCTCGAAGGCGACGATCGCCCGGCTGTCCAGCGCGAAGATCGGCTGGTACGCCAGGTGCAGCTGGCCGCGGTCACGGGCGAGCAGCAGCTCGGAGCGCAGGTCGAGGCGGTCCCGGGAACGGTGTGAGGCGTCCTCGTCGAACACCTCGACCTGGCCGCTGCCGCGGCCCTTGGCCACGTACATGGCGGCGTCGGCGTCGCGCAGCATGGCGCTGGGCGTGGTGCCGCCGCGTACGCCGAGCACGCCGCCGATGCTGCAGGAGACGTGCACCCGCTCGCCGCTGACCGTGAACAGGTCGTTGAGGTCGGCGCAGACGCGGCCGCCGATCTCGGCGACCTCGGCCAGCTGCTTGATCCGGTCGAGCACGATGACGAACTCGTCGCCGCCGAAGCGCGCGAGCAGGTCCTCGGGCCGGATGCCGCGCCGCAGCCGCTCGGCGACCTGGAGCAGCAGCTCGTCGCCGGCCTCGTGGCCGAGCAGGTCGTTGACCGCCTTGAACCCGTCCAGGTCGCAGAACAGCACGCCGACCCGGGACCGGTCCTCGGCGCTCAGCAGCCGGTCCAGGTGGGACACCAGGGCGCTGCGGTTGGCCAGGCCGGTGAGCGGATCGCGGGTCGCCCGCTCGGCGAGCGTGCGGTAGAGCTCGGCGTTGGTCAGCGCGACGCCGAGATGGTTCCCGAAGATCGTCATTATCTCCAGGGTGCCGCGGGCGAACGGGCGGGGCCGCTCGCGCCCGGCATAGAGCAGCGCGGTCGGCCCGTGCTCGCAGGTGACGGCGACCCGCAGCACCTCGGCCAGCCCGGCGCCGCAGCCGGGCGGCTCGTCGACGGCGGCGGCCGGGCGCGGCCAGCCCTGCACCTGCGCCGCGGGCAGCCCGCGGTGGGCGCGCAGCTGCGCCTGGGTGCCCTCGACGGTCACCACCCAGGACCGGTCGGCCCGGGTGAGGCGGAGCAGCAGATCGGCGGCGGCGCTCAGCAGCGGCTCGGCCTCCAGGTGCC
The Catellatospora sp. IY07-71 DNA segment above includes these coding regions:
- a CDS encoding bifunctional diguanylate cyclase/phosphodiesterase; this translates as MRAPVTGENEVQELKRQLAAASEAARDAYRDTTRLIQLLALLGQPGGPDELMEDLLAVLSDVFFTDVVCMAQLAGDRLVVTGSCGLPEDDPGFTDGWTAGESALAALSGAAPVAVGGGVRGADAPGSVSRLGIRSAAWIPLSSEPYADTLLILFRTSDRPFAVADLRILSSVAGRLHLALQEREHNATIEQLAHFGHLLTRHLEAEPLLSAAADLLLRLTRADRSWVVTVEGTQAQLRAHRGLPAAQVQGWPRPAAAVDEPPGCGAGLAEVLRVAVTCEHGPTALLYAGRERPRPFARGTLEIMTIFGNHLGVALTNAELYRTLAERATRDPLTGLANRSALVSHLDRLLSAEDRSRVGVLFCDLDGFKAVNDLLGHEAGDELLLQVAERLRRGIRPEDLLARFGGDEFVIVLDRIKQLAEVAEIGGRVCADLNDLFTVSGERVHVSCSIGGVLGVRGGTTPSAMLRDADAAMYVAKGRGSGQVEVFDEDASHRSRDRLDLRSELLLARDRGQLHLAYQPIFALDSRAIVAFEALLRWTHPHHGNVPPDVFIPLAEESGAIVEIGQWVMEQACRQLAQWHRLPEGRGLGMSVNLSPVQLHQAHAAERTLGVIRAAGLHPADIWLEITEHSYLRHEVTEYASALGAAGVHLVLDDFGTAYSNLAYLKRLPIEILKIDKSFVSGVTGGHLDLSIVRAILAIADSLGLVAIAEGIETEEQRTALRALGCRLGQGYLLSRPLPAAQAGLLLRPQEQMPARARNAR